AGGCAACAATGCAATTAGCATTAGGAAAGCCTTGTgaaaaagagaagacaaagattaaaaaaaaaaaaatggaaaggcagCTAGGTGCTATGGCTGGGCCTGTAAGGAGTATGGGATGGGTAGTGGGGGCATCTTAAAAGACGGACTGTTCCTGGGGTTTGTGCACGGGGATCTTGACAACGATGTTGGTCTGCTCTTCGCGGGTGACAGCCTGCAATCACAGaaagtaaaagattttaaaggatAATTAATGCTAGAGAGTATACTCTCGAAAAACCTGgtaatattgtatggtagaaacTAATATAGAGGAGCATATAATATCGCAAAAACGAGAACTGCAGGCAGATAATtcagagcgagagaaagaaacaaCTTACGTTGTATCCGTTGACTGGGTCAGCGGTGTAGGTGGTGGTGTATCGGACGCCGTTGGGAGCTACCCAAGAGTATTCGCCCTGGACGGCACCGTTCTGGTCCTGAGACTCCTGACGGGTGGCGTAGACGGTGTTTTCGTCGTCGTTGACAATCAGGCTGAAGTTGAAGGGCTCAATGGTTTCCTGAAGGACGGCAAACCAAAAAGTTACAGTGAGTGAGGCGCTGCGATGTTTGATATGGATgtatatggaaaatgaaaaggctgTTGAttcattaaataaagtaaatatgttaaaaaactCACCTCATCAGTAGGTCCTGTTTGCTGGGACAACTGGGGAGCGCAGAAAGCAACACCAACCAGGCACAATAAGATGACGGCCTGAAATAAGATAGAAacataatcatattttgtctaaTATTTGTTGGTAAAGTTTGATTTACGGTTTTCGTTGGACTGTACTGGTTATGTCTATTGATTCTGAAGGGACTGGCTGTTAGATGCTGCTTTGGAAGGTTCtcactttcctttccctttcctttttgcCTCTGGGTCTGGTCTAGATAAAAGTACTAGGTTGTTCGTCCCACTGACTGGCTTTATTCTGTCGGACTTATGCTGAAGCTCAGGGTATGTATTTACAGTAAAGTGAACATTTTGagcgtttttcttctttttatttttcaaagtaacGAGATGTTGAAATTCCAATCTAATGCAGAAAATGAAGTGGTGAATTCAGCGCAGCAAGTTCCGACAACAAACGAAAAAGTGTTTAGTGGCTCTaaccagttttatttcattatcataatactAATGATTAATGCAAGGAATTTTAGCCACATgacaaaggaataataataataataaa
This window of the Macrobrachium rosenbergii isolate ZJJX-2024 chromosome 47, ASM4041242v1, whole genome shotgun sequence genome carries:
- the LOC136830743 gene encoding pupal cuticle protein Edg-84A-like, which translates into the protein MKAVILLCLVGVAFCAPQLSQQTGPTDEETIEPFNFSLIVNDDENTVYATRQESQDQNGAVQGEYSWVAPNGVRYTTTYTADPVNGYNAVTREEQTNIVVKIPVHKPQEQSVF